The DNA window GCTGTCTAAGTTGGAGTGTGGAGCTTGATTCGTGTTTCCGTAGTTGAATGAGCATCTAAACAcataataaacaaacaagGCAAAGCTCTCAGTTTCTCTCACTAGAGATGGAAATGGGAACGGCACACACGCACACACGCACACTCTCCCTCTCTCTACCGACTGCGACGAAAGAAGCAGTCCGCTGCGAGATAATTCCAACCCTCTCTTCCGACGACAACTTTGGATAACTTTAGAAGTGAAAACTCAAAANaaaaaaaaaaaaaaaaaaaaaaaaaaaaaaaaaaaaaagaaagagagagagagagagagagaaattaaaaatggttGTCCAATAAAACATGCACACGTGGATGGGCCGAGATACAAGGTTTTGATGTTCTCCTcacaattttctttattattattatcgctttatatatatatatatatatatatatatataccttttcATCTCGTGCCCCTCGTGTTCGCATATACCcttttcaaaaactttataaaaagaaaacatttttcttctttcttattagtattaattttgaattagcTTGATTGGTAAGCAGTATTTAGGAATCAAACcaattttgaagaataaattaaaagaaaaaaaaaagaaaggaaaaaaggtaGTGTAATTGGTAGGaccatttcaaatttgatacGGGTGCCTTTTTTGATTTATTGATTTAGGGGTTGGACTCTTGTTAAAGGAAATGATGAATGGTAtcataaatatctaaaatgaagtgaaaaagacaaataataataatgagatACATTAAAATGGAAAACGCCCAAAATGTGAGATATAATTGGTAGACAAgtttttgggcttttttttcttcgagcCTCTCCTTAAAGTTTTACAACTGCATTTGTTACAGAGAAGTTTCAcacacactcttataaacaatgtttcgttatcttatttaatcaatgtgagatctcacaatccaccctccttcaagGTCCAATATCCTCGCTCACActcattcttctcttcaatcgatgtgggatcttacaatccaccccctccgaagcccagtgtcctcgctggcactcgtccctctctcaaatcgatgtgagatccaacatcaattggagaaggaacttatatttcaaagttgaaagggttataaaaatattaaagagaatattaaagctattttaaaaaaaatgaacaaagttggaggactatatatatatttgataattaagataaaagtgtgaaaatgcatgtaatattaaaaaaatatataaaaagatggATATAAAGGGAGAGGATGGTGTGTGAGATAAGTGATAAGTGATAAGGAGAGTGAAGAGAGAATATCCGTCCAAtaagaaagaggaagatgaCGTGAGCCTGTGGGCGTGGGAATACGCATACCTATCCACTAATAAAATGCCTTGAATCACTTAATATTCATTATTCTTCATGTATGTATctaccttttatttttgtcaaattattattatgtgtaACATCTTATATTGGTGACATTTTAGAaccatagtttttttttataaaataatgtggggggggagagagagagagagagagagagagagagagagggagagaggcGAGGTGTTTGATGATGAGAGGAggggtcttttttttttgttctttaagtGAAAAGAATGATTTTTTGGGTCTGTAAGACAATGAATTACAATGGGTTCATGAATGAATCATGTATGACTAAGTGTTGTTGTTTTAACCAAATCCGCTACACTTGTTCATTCCCCTCCATCAGCCCGCACTCCACGCCCTCCTCTTCCTTACCACTCTCCTCTCCCACTATTGCCGCCATCTCCACCGCCCTCGCGCTCTGCTGGATCCAATCCGTTCGAAGCAGGGTATGCACCAGCATACACAAGCACGATATCTGGGCCGTCATCAGTCCGATCCACAGCCCCAGAAAGCCAGCCTTGAGGGTGAAAGTGGCAACCACTGCAACCGGGAGGCCAATGAAGTAGAAGGCGTACAGATTTATTCTCGCCCCTAACTTGGGTCTTGCGGTTCCTGTTAGAACCCCACACGCCACTGTTTGCGGGGAGTTACTAATTTCACACACACCCAACACGGGTAGTGCGGAGGAGATCATGTGAAGAATCTGCGGCTCATCTGTGTACAATTTCCCCCATACTGATCTCACTGACGTCATGAAAAAGAAGGCCGTCACTCCAAAAGCCAACCCCGTAGAAAGTCCTATCACCGCCGTCCACTGGGCGCGAATGGGCTCCCCTGCCCCCAGGGCTTGCCCTACGCGGGTCGTGATTCCTGCGCTTAACGAGAACGGAACTATGTACAGCATTCCAGTGGTCTGGATGAGGATGCCCATGGCTGCCACTGTGTTCTGGGGGTTACTCAGCAGCCCACAAAGGAACAGCATTATCTCGTACCACCACCACTCCAAGCACACCGACACCGCGCTCGGGACTGCTAAACTCAACAGAGGCTGCCACCCCTGGAACGTGGACACAATGGTGACGCCCTGCCAAGGCTTCAAGGGCTTGCTAGAGAGCACGAGGTAGAGCATGAGGCCCAGGTTGAGGTTGAAGGTGTTCCAGGCGAGGG is part of the Cucurbita pepo subsp. pepo cultivar mu-cu-16 chromosome LG03, ASM280686v2, whole genome shotgun sequence genome and encodes:
- the LOC111791414 gene encoding protein DETOXIFICATION 53, whose amino-acid sequence is MMSASTAGGGGGGAGGAAAAAAAAAAAAGAFFRRLFPLNALPQGLPPHQMKEEFKSLARFSGPIIMTSFLLYSRSVVSMLFLGHLGKAELAGGSLALGFGNITGISILRGLSTGMDPICCQAFGAKRWSVLSQTFLKTLCLLLLVSLPISVLWLNMEPILLWLGQDPAITQVAKVYMLFSIPELLAQAHHLPLRIFLRTQGITTPITVASICSALLHPPINYFLVSYLNLGVEGVALSLAWNTFNLNLGLMLYLVLSSKPLKPWQGVTIVSTFQGWQPLLSLAVPSAVSVCLEWWWYEIMLFLCGLLSNPQNTVAAMGILIQTTGMLYIVPFSLSAGITTRVGQALGAGEPIRAQWTAVIGLSTGLAFGVTAFFFMTSVRSVWGKLYTDEPQILHMISSALPVLGVCEISNSPQTVACGVLTGTARPKLGARINLYAFYFIGLPVAVVATFTLKAGFLGLWIGLMTAQISCLCMLVHTLLRTDWIQQSARAVEMAAIVGEESGKEEEGVECGLMEGNEQV